DNA sequence from the Oceanithermus desulfurans genome:
CACCGCGCCCATCATGTCGGGCGTGGCCACGACGGCGTCGAAGTCCATCCAGCCGTCCAGGATCTTCTGCACCATCTCCTCGCCGCCCACGTAGTCGGCCCCGGCCTCTTCGGCCTCCTTGATCTTCTCGCCCTTGGCGATGGCGAGCACCCGCACCTGCTTGCCGGTGCCATGGGGCAGCGCCACGGTGGAGCGGACGTTCTGATCCGACTTGCGGGGGTCGATGCCCAGCTTGATGTGGGCCTCCACCGACTCGTCGAAGCGGGCCGAGGCCAGCTCCTTCACGGCCTTGGCCGCCTCGTCGATGGTGTAGACCTTGTTCGGGTCGATCTTCTCGAGGAGCGCGCGGTAACGCTTGCCGTGCTTAGGCATCGGGCATCCCCTCCACTTCCACGCCCATCGAGCGGGCGGAGCCGGCGATCTGACGGGCGGCGGCCTCGAGCGAGCCGGCGTTGAGGTCCTTCATCTTCTGCTCGGCGATCTTCAGGCAGTCATCCCAGGTGATCTTGCCCACCACCTCGCGGCTGGGGTTGGACGCACCCTTAGTGATCCCCGCGGCCTTGCGGATCAGGTAGGAGGCCGGGGGCGTCTTGGTGATGAAGGTGAACGAGCGGTCGGCGTAGATGGTGATCTCCACCGGCACGATGGCGTCGCCCATGTTCGCCGTGGCCGCGTTGAAGGCCTTGCAAAACTCCATGATGTTGGCGCCGTGCTGGCCCAACGCCGGACCAACGGGCGGGGCCGGGGTGGCCTTGCCCGCAGGCAGCTGCAACTTAACCAAACCGATGACCTTTTTCATGTTGCCTCCTCAGCTCCCCCGCAGTTCGGGGTACGAACGCTGCTTCAGGCGCGCACCACCTGGGAGAAGTCCAGCTCCACAGGCG
Encoded proteins:
- the rplA gene encoding 50S ribosomal protein L1, with the protein product MPKHGKRYRALLEKIDPNKVYTIDEAAKAVKELASARFDESVEAHIKLGIDPRKSDQNVRSTVALPHGTGKQVRVLAIAKGEKIKEAEEAGADYVGGEEMVQKILDGWMDFDAVVATPDMMGAVGSKLGRVLGPRGLLPNPKAGTVGFNIGEIVKQIKAGRIEFRNDKTGVVHAPVGKASFEPEKIADNVRAFIKAVEQAKPEGAKGTYLKSVYLTTTMGPSIKVDPHS
- the rplK gene encoding 50S ribosomal protein L11, producing the protein MKKVIGLVKLQLPAGKATPAPPVGPALGQHGANIMEFCKAFNAATANMGDAIVPVEITIYADRSFTFITKTPPASYLIRKAAGITKGASNPSREVVGKITWDDCLKIAEQKMKDLNAGSLEAAARQIAGSARSMGVEVEGMPDA